A portion of the Staphylococcus felis genome contains these proteins:
- a CDS encoding DeoR/GlpR family DNA-binding transcription regulator, which yields MNKYERLDEIARRVNEKGTIRITDIVEDLNVSDMTVRRDLVELEEQGILTKIHGGARSNAAFQYKEMSHHEKHTKKSKEKYEIAKKAADLIEDGNIIFLGPGTTVEMLAKEIENKRLSVVTNCLPVFQILQHKRSEHFSVYLIGGSQRKLTESFVGEMANTLLEKMRFSKIFFSANGIKGNEVMTSSYEEAYTQKLAISHSNEKYILADDSKIGKEDFVSFCELKDLTAIVTNSLTEEQLTSIQQYIEII from the coding sequence TTGAATAAATATGAACGTTTGGATGAGATTGCACGTCGTGTTAATGAAAAGGGAACGATTCGGATTACTGATATAGTTGAGGATTTAAATGTATCTGATATGACGGTAAGACGTGATTTGGTGGAGCTAGAGGAACAAGGGATATTGACCAAGATTCATGGTGGAGCTCGGAGTAATGCTGCTTTTCAATATAAAGAAATGTCTCATCATGAAAAGCATACTAAGAAAAGTAAAGAAAAGTATGAAATTGCTAAAAAAGCAGCAGATCTCATTGAAGATGGAAATATCATCTTTTTAGGCCCAGGTACAACGGTTGAAATGTTAGCCAAAGAAATTGAAAATAAGCGTTTATCAGTTGTGACGAATTGTTTACCGGTATTTCAAATTTTACAACATAAACGATCAGAGCACTTTTCAGTGTATCTTATTGGAGGATCACAACGTAAGTTAACAGAATCATTTGTTGGTGAAATGGCAAACACATTACTAGAAAAAATGCGATTTTCAAAAATCTTCTTTAGTGCGAATGGAATTAAAGGGAATGAAGTGATGACGTCTTCATACGAAGAAGCCTATACTCAAAAATTAGCGATTTCACATTCGAATGAAAAATATATATTGGCAGATGACTCAAAGATTGGCAAAGAAGATTTCGTATCATTTTGTGAGTTAAAGGATTTAACTGCTATCGTAACAAATTCATTAACGGAAGAACAGCTGACCTCTATTCAACAATATATTGAAATCATATAA